A stretch of the Perca fluviatilis chromosome 17, GENO_Pfluv_1.0, whole genome shotgun sequence genome encodes the following:
- the rabepk gene encoding rab9 effector protein with kelch motifs isoform X2 yields MEFLPVLEPLDKPKEGIWYSLIPRGGAPGVSVGHTCTFIPSGDGGKGRIVIVGGANPSGSFLHSHIINLDNHEWDIPDWEGMEPRYEHCSFVPESCPQSLWVFGGAQQSGNRNCIQNIQLTESGSRWKNVVVNGKPPGPRTYHTNSACIGDKLYVCSGGEAGAAPVSDPKLHVFDTVSSTWSQPETQGRNLPARHGHIVVAVGSKIYIHGGMAGDKFYNDMYSLDTRSTEWEKVQAKGDIPPGVAAHSAVVLGKNIYIFGGMTADGAGNSMYRFDTNKSRWVLVKFEGDMPPNRLDHSMCLLPWKVCGEGNGEKEEANSPAPSETINLAFAFGGMDTQGVIHNDCIVTVVT; encoded by the exons ATGGAGTTTCTCCCAGTACTTGAACCTCTAGATAAACCCAAAGAAGGAATATG GTATTCTTTGATACCCAGGGGCGGTGCTCCAGGAGTTAGCGTGGGTCACACCTGCACGTTCATTCCATCTGGAGATGGAGGAAAAGGAAGAATAGTTATTGTTGGGGGAGCCAACCCCAGCGGCAGTTTCTTACATTCGCATATCATAAATCTAG ataaTCATGAATGGGACATCCCAGACTGGGAGGGTATGGAGCCACGGTATGAACACTGCAGCTTTGTGCCAGAGAGCTGCCCTCAGAGCCTCTGGGTGTTTGGAGGTGCACAGCAGAGCGGCAATCGCAATTGTATCCAAAATATACAGCTAACAG AGAGTGGGTCTCGCTGGAAGAATGTAGTGGTGAATGGCAAACCCCCCGGTCCAAGGACATACCACACCAACTCAGCCTGCATAGGGGACAAACTATATGTCTGTTCTGGTGGGGAAGCAGGAGCTGCACCTGTCTCAGACCCCAAACTCCATGTCTTCGATACAG TGTCTTCCACCTGGTCTCAACCAGAAACACAAGGCAGAAACCTGCCAGCCAGACATGGCCACATTGTTGTAGCAGTGGGTTCAAAGATCTACATTCACGGAGGCATGGCTGGAGACAAATTCTACAATGATATGTACTCTCTTGACACAA GGAGCACAGAGTGGGAGAAAGTGCAGGCCAAAGGAGACATCCCACCAGGAGTAGCAGCCCACTCAGCTGTGGTGCTGGGCAAGAACATCTACATTTTTGGGGGGATGACTGCAGATGGAGCTGGCAACTCCATGTACAGATTTGACACAA ACAAAAGTAGATGGGTCCTGGTGAAGTTCGAAGGGGATATGCCACCCAACCGCTTAGACCACTCCATGTGTTTATTGCCCTGGAAGGTGTGTGGTGAGGGGAATGGCGAAAAGGAGGAAGCCAACAGCCCAGCACCATCAGAGACAATAAATCTTGCCTTTGCATTTGGAGGAATGGACACCCAAGGGGTCATTCATAATGACTGTATTGTGACTGTGGTGACATGA
- the rabepk gene encoding rab9 effector protein with kelch motifs isoform X1, whose product MSLTAMEFLPVLEPLDKPKEGIWYSLIPRGGAPGVSVGHTCTFIPSGDGGKGRIVIVGGANPSGSFLHSHIINLDNHEWDIPDWEGMEPRYEHCSFVPESCPQSLWVFGGAQQSGNRNCIQNIQLTESGSRWKNVVVNGKPPGPRTYHTNSACIGDKLYVCSGGEAGAAPVSDPKLHVFDTVSSTWSQPETQGRNLPARHGHIVVAVGSKIYIHGGMAGDKFYNDMYSLDTRSTEWEKVQAKGDIPPGVAAHSAVVLGKNIYIFGGMTADGAGNSMYRFDTNKSRWVLVKFEGDMPPNRLDHSMCLLPWKVCGEGNGEKEEANSPAPSETINLAFAFGGMDTQGVIHNDCIVTVVT is encoded by the exons ATGTCTTTGACAGCCATGGAGTTTCTCCCAGTACTTGAACCTCTAGATAAACCCAAAGAAGGAATATG GTATTCTTTGATACCCAGGGGCGGTGCTCCAGGAGTTAGCGTGGGTCACACCTGCACGTTCATTCCATCTGGAGATGGAGGAAAAGGAAGAATAGTTATTGTTGGGGGAGCCAACCCCAGCGGCAGTTTCTTACATTCGCATATCATAAATCTAG ataaTCATGAATGGGACATCCCAGACTGGGAGGGTATGGAGCCACGGTATGAACACTGCAGCTTTGTGCCAGAGAGCTGCCCTCAGAGCCTCTGGGTGTTTGGAGGTGCACAGCAGAGCGGCAATCGCAATTGTATCCAAAATATACAGCTAACAG AGAGTGGGTCTCGCTGGAAGAATGTAGTGGTGAATGGCAAACCCCCCGGTCCAAGGACATACCACACCAACTCAGCCTGCATAGGGGACAAACTATATGTCTGTTCTGGTGGGGAAGCAGGAGCTGCACCTGTCTCAGACCCCAAACTCCATGTCTTCGATACAG TGTCTTCCACCTGGTCTCAACCAGAAACACAAGGCAGAAACCTGCCAGCCAGACATGGCCACATTGTTGTAGCAGTGGGTTCAAAGATCTACATTCACGGAGGCATGGCTGGAGACAAATTCTACAATGATATGTACTCTCTTGACACAA GGAGCACAGAGTGGGAGAAAGTGCAGGCCAAAGGAGACATCCCACCAGGAGTAGCAGCCCACTCAGCTGTGGTGCTGGGCAAGAACATCTACATTTTTGGGGGGATGACTGCAGATGGAGCTGGCAACTCCATGTACAGATTTGACACAA ACAAAAGTAGATGGGTCCTGGTGAAGTTCGAAGGGGATATGCCACCCAACCGCTTAGACCACTCCATGTGTTTATTGCCCTGGAAGGTGTGTGGTGAGGGGAATGGCGAAAAGGAGGAAGCCAACAGCCCAGCACCATCAGAGACAATAAATCTTGCCTTTGCATTTGGAGGAATGGACACCCAAGGGGTCATTCATAATGACTGTATTGTGACTGTGGTGACATGA